One segment of Belonocnema kinseyi isolate 2016_QV_RU_SX_M_011 chromosome 7, B_treatae_v1, whole genome shotgun sequence DNA contains the following:
- the LOC117176686 gene encoding uncharacterized protein LOC117176686 produces the protein MYVPPYNMKITGTTRKNKPDIPNQMKIGSREVPASSFCHSGDVTLVSYKPKKNKIVLLVSTKMTKFNIGEARKPEMVLFYNKTKGGTDTFDKLCHAYTTARATNRWPMRFFFGMLDQASVNVRILETCKNSRADATVNKSPQVTMKSLIFHLITPYMRQRLEINTLRIDLRRGIGMILGLSPDDMLEEERPKLLKRARCASCPSSKDKKTQMQCPSCKRPMCDDYRIYLCNECGGCD, from the coding sequence ATGTACGTACCTCCGTACAATATGAAGATTACTGGTACAACTCGCAAGAATAAACCAGATATCCCTAATCAAATGAAGATTGGTTCAAGGGAGGTTCCAGCATCGTCATTTTGCCACAGCGGAGACGTAACTTTGGTCAGCTACAAGCCGAAGAAGAACAAAATTGTTCTACTTGTTAGCACTAAAATGACGAAGTTTAACATTGGAGAAGCAAGGAAACCAGAAAtggttttattttacaataagacGAAAGGTGGTACCGACACTTTCGATAAACTTTGTCATGCGTACACTACAGCCCGAGCAACAAATCGCTGGCCGATGAGGTTTTTCTTTGGTATGCTCGATCAAGCTTCCGTGAATGTTAGGATTCTAGAAACTTGCAAAAATTCTCGAGCAGATGCAACAGTGAACAAATCTCCTCAAGTCACTATGAAGTCTCTTATATTTCATCTTATAACTCCGTATATGCGGCAAAGATTGGAAATCAACACGCTGCGCATCGATTTACGCAGGGGAATTGGGATGATTCTTGGACTTTCACCAGATGATATGCTCGAAGAAGAGAGGCCAAAATTACTCAAGAGAGCTCGCTGTGCCAGCTGCCCATCCTCGAAGGATAAGAAGACACAAATGCAATGCCCATCGTGCAAGCGCCCAATGTGCGATGACTATCGCATCTACCTGTGCAACGAGTGCGGTGGCTGCGATTAG
- the LOC117176687 gene encoding piggyBac transposable element-derived protein 4-like — MAYNLRSRIDNELMPDDRETFGGEQSEDEGDNVSEQSEFSSKSEPSEDEDLENVTLNQRILEQREQARGRPTTTLRSKNGTKWSTKPRTRVSDRMSTEERNPGPRNGAENCKNVAEFWELLFNQELRNKIVEYTNKQIQHVCAQMMAEGKAMQTFHYETDLVEMNAFIGLLYYSGMWKASHVSIIELWAKENGNTFYHCTMPKNRFEFLASTLRFDVKENRSKNDRFSAIRELWEMFIKNCQHYYEPINTMTVDEQLLSFRGCCLFRIYIKSKPDRYGLKIITLNDAQTYYLVNGIPYLGETGHPKTESSGEFFFRKVTAPIHGRLRAIISLQVFLY; from the exons ATGGCGTATAATCTACGATCAAGAATTGACAATGAGCTGATGCCCGATGATAGAGAAACATTTGGCGGCGAGCAATCCGAAGATGAAGGAGACAATGTTTCAGAACAATCAGAGTTCAGTTCAAAGTCAGAGCCAAGTGAAGATGAAGATTTAGAGAATGTGACTTTGAATCAAAGAATTCTGGAGCAGCGTGAACAAGCTAGAGGCCGCCCAACAACAACATTACGCAGTAAAAATGGGACAAAGTGGAGCACTAAGCCGCGCACAAGAGTATCAG ATCGAATGTCGACAGAAGAGAGAAACCCTGGGCCTAGAAACGGAGCTGAAAACTGTAAAAACGTTGCTGAATTTTGGGAGCTACTTTTCAATCAAGAACTCCGAAATAAAATCGTAGAGTACACCAACAAGCAAATTCAACACGTATGTGCACAAATGATGGCAGAAGGCAAAGCAATGCAAACGTTTCATTATGAAACTGACTTGGTAGAAATGAATGCGTTCATAGGACTGTTGTACTATTCTGGAATGTGGAAGGCCAGTCATGTAAGCATAATAGAATTATGGGCTAAAGAGAATGGCAACACTTTCTATCACTGCACTATGCCGAAAAATCGGTTTGAATTTTTAGCATCAACTTTACGTTTCGATGTGAAAGAAAATCGATCGAAAAATGATAGATTCTCAGCTATTAGAGAGTTGTGGGAAATGTTCATCAAAAATTGTCAACATTACTATGAGCCCATTAATACGATGACGGTAGATGAGCAGCTTTTATCGTTCCGCGGTTGCTGTCTATTTCGCATTTATATAAAGTCCAAGCCAGACAgatatggtttaaaaataattactctgAATGATGCTCAGACGTACTATTTAGTAAATGGCATTCCTTATTTGGGGGAGACTGGTCACCCGAAAACTGAGTCATcaggggaatttttttttcgaaaagttacCGCGCCAATTCACGGTCGGTTACGTGCGATAATTAGTTTACAAGTGTTCCTCTATTGA